One genomic region from Diabrotica undecimpunctata isolate CICGRU unplaced genomic scaffold, icDiaUnde3 ctg00000592.1, whole genome shotgun sequence encodes:
- the LOC140431170 gene encoding uncharacterized protein: MAGSYRKTIDAVFGNKKYLRPEVDIERLLECLENSDIDVSDSENSDDGFDPNEESYQPQQSDSAQHTDDEQDTEMPPEDELDNVSLSERKKKGEPKYMEKKWVFLSLSI; the protein is encoded by the exons ATGGCGGGCAGTTATAGAAAAACAATTGATG ctgtgtttggtaataaaaaatatttaagacccgAAGTTGACATTGAAAGACTTCTTGAATGCCTGGAAAATTCAGATATAGACGTTTCAGATTCTGAAAACTCTGATGACGGCTTTGATCCAAATGAAGAATCGTATCAGCCTCAGCAATCAGATTCGGCCCAACATACAGATGATGAACAAGATACAGAAATGCCACCCGAAGATGAATTAGATAACGTGTCACTCagtgaacgaaaaaaaaaaggagAACCGAAATACATGGAAAAAAAATGGGTGTTTTTGTCCCTCAGCATATAG